In a genomic window of Besnoitia besnoiti strain Bb-Ger1 chromosome XI, whole genome shotgun sequence:
- a CDS encoding putative dynein light polypeptide 4, axonemal (encoded by transcript BESB_019360), whose product MGKEGLNKDLQQVMQRPLVKHSTMNTDMQAEVVDIIIGAIDKFTGSKGPNVEPAAKLVKDTLDRQYGASWHCVIGEGFSFDVTAQEEALLLVFYQGNLSILAFKC is encoded by the exons ATGGGTAAAGAAGGACTCAACAAAGACCTCCAACAGGTCATGCAAAGGCCTTTAGTGAAG CATTCTACGATGAACACGGACATGCAAGCAGAAGTCGTCGATATTATAATCGGTGCTATCGACAAATTCACTGGTAGCAAGGGACCTAACGTGGAG CCAGCAGCCAAGCTTGTTAAGGATACCTTGGATCGACAATACGGCGCGTCGTGGCACTGTGTTATCGGCGAGGGTTTCTCTTTCGACGTCACGGCTCAG GAGGAAGCACTTCTTCTGGTTTTCTACCAGGGCAACCTATCTATCCTGGCGTTTAAGTGTTGA